In Luteolibacter flavescens, one genomic interval encodes:
- a CDS encoding TlyA family RNA methyltransferase: MKKERADALLVARGLCESREQAKRLILAGEVRSGDRMVDKPSTKFPEDAPLEVKEKPKYVGRGGLKMEGALASFGISPEGWTCLDIGASTGGFTDCLLQHGAAKVHAIDVGTNQLAYKLRTDPRVVVKEQFNARGLEVSTLGEKVRMIVMDLSFISLTKILPAAFGVLEEGGCIVCLIKPQFELEREDIGKGGIVRDPALHDRAVEKIRIFVTEELGREWKGLIDSPITGTDGNREFLAWLG, encoded by the coding sequence ATGAAGAAAGAACGAGCCGATGCCCTGCTGGTCGCCCGCGGCCTGTGCGAGTCCCGTGAACAGGCGAAGCGCCTCATTCTTGCCGGGGAGGTGCGCAGCGGCGACCGGATGGTGGACAAGCCGAGCACGAAATTTCCCGAAGACGCGCCTCTGGAAGTGAAGGAGAAGCCGAAATACGTCGGCCGGGGCGGCTTGAAGATGGAGGGAGCTCTGGCGTCCTTCGGCATTTCCCCGGAAGGCTGGACCTGTCTCGATATTGGCGCGTCCACCGGGGGCTTCACCGATTGCCTGCTGCAGCATGGCGCGGCGAAGGTCCACGCCATCGACGTGGGGACGAACCAACTCGCCTACAAGCTGCGGACCGATCCGCGAGTCGTGGTGAAGGAGCAATTCAATGCGCGGGGTCTGGAAGTCTCCACGCTGGGGGAAAAGGTCCGGATGATCGTGATGGACCTGTCATTCATCTCGCTGACGAAGATCCTCCCGGCCGCGTTCGGGGTGCTGGAGGAGGGAGGGTGCATCGTGTGCCTCATCAAGCCGCAATTCGAGCTCGAGCGGGAAGACATCGGGAAGGGTGGAATTGTCCGCGATCCCGCGCTGCACGACCGGGCGGTGGAAAAGATCCGGATCTTCGTGACGGAAGAGCTGGGCCGTGAATGGAAGGGCCTGATCGACTCGCCGATCACCGGCACCGATGGGAACCGGGAGTTCCTGGCATGGCTGGGGTAA
- a CDS encoding 3-deoxy-7-phosphoheptulonate synthase gives MTRHRTDDLRISGLNPLISPAILNYFLPVSEEASELVSAARAQCEAILKGEDDRLLVIVGPCSIHDPEAAIEYGKKLKAEAERLKDDVFVVMRVYFEKPRTTVGWKGLINDPKLDDSFDINHGLRVARGLLLELANLGIPAGTEFLDTISPQYIADLIVWGAIGARTTESQIHRELASGLSMPVGFKNGTGGSIQIALDAIQSSSRPHHFLSVTKQGVSAIVSTTGNDTCHIILRGGKSGPNYEAEAVTEVVKMLNEQGLPPHVMIDCSHGNSMKDYRNQPLVANALCKQIEEGSKAVVATMVESNLVEGNQKLVPDLTKLTRGQSVTDACIGWDDTVAVLEKFAAAVRARRAL, from the coding sequence GTGACCCGCCACCGCACCGACGACCTCCGTATTTCCGGCCTGAATCCGCTCATTTCACCGGCGATCCTGAACTATTTCCTGCCGGTGTCGGAAGAAGCCTCGGAACTCGTCTCTGCTGCCCGCGCCCAGTGCGAGGCCATCCTGAAGGGCGAGGACGACCGCCTGCTGGTCATCGTCGGCCCCTGCTCGATCCACGACCCTGAGGCGGCGATCGAATACGGCAAGAAGCTCAAGGCGGAGGCCGAGCGCCTAAAGGACGACGTCTTCGTCGTGATGCGCGTGTATTTCGAAAAGCCGCGCACCACCGTGGGCTGGAAGGGCCTGATCAACGATCCGAAGCTCGACGATTCATTCGATATCAATCACGGCCTGCGCGTCGCCCGCGGCCTGCTGTTGGAGCTGGCAAATCTCGGCATCCCCGCCGGCACCGAATTCCTCGACACCATCTCTCCGCAATACATCGCCGACCTGATCGTCTGGGGAGCCATCGGCGCGCGCACCACCGAGAGCCAGATCCACCGCGAGCTCGCCTCCGGCCTCTCCATGCCGGTCGGCTTCAAGAACGGCACCGGCGGCTCCATCCAGATCGCGCTCGACGCCATCCAGTCGTCCTCGCGCCCGCACCACTTCCTCTCCGTCACGAAGCAAGGCGTCTCCGCCATCGTCTCCACCACGGGGAATGACACCTGCCACATCATCCTGCGCGGCGGGAAGTCCGGCCCGAACTACGAGGCGGAAGCCGTCACCGAGGTCGTGAAGATGCTCAACGAGCAAGGCCTGCCGCCACACGTGATGATCGACTGCTCGCACGGCAACTCCATGAAGGACTACCGCAACCAGCCTCTGGTCGCGAATGCCCTCTGCAAGCAGATCGAGGAAGGCTCGAAGGCCGTCGTCGCGACCATGGTCGAGTCGAATCTCGTCGAGGGAAACCAGAAGCTCGTCCCGGATCTCACGAAGCTCACCCGCGGCCAGTCCGTCACGGACGCCTGCATCGGCTGGGACGACACCGTGGCGGTGCTCGAGAAATTCGCAGCCGCCGTGCGCGCCCGCCGGGCTCTCTGA
- a CDS encoding aldo/keto reductase: MDLTPTAYGTWSAGRFMHFGDTLPEDRFLSCIQTAWDAGIRTFVTADVYGNGKADELLGQALADKPREEYCLVGMLGHDFYEGQRQGPRGYPRFTELHQPGKFRDYLRQSCEKSLERCRTDRFDLLMLHNPDEIGYTSDAVWDGLRALKAEGLAERLGLAPGPANGFTLDLIDCIERRGADIDWMMLILNPLEPWPSCHVLPVCEKHGIKVLTRVADYGGLFHGDMKPGHVFKPGDHRAYRAEGWVEHGLEKIEKMKPVAEKHGLSLIQFASVWNLSQPAVQSVVPTFIQEASEGARTIEQQIEDFAALPDVRLSAEESELVRQIGDNTGCMTLKGASKRHQVSERPDEWPMREDLLELAGRHGLGTEW, encoded by the coding sequence ATGGACTTGACCCCGACCGCCTACGGCACCTGGAGCGCCGGCCGCTTCATGCACTTCGGCGACACGCTGCCTGAAGATCGCTTCCTCTCCTGCATCCAGACTGCCTGGGATGCGGGGATCCGCACGTTCGTCACCGCCGACGTTTACGGGAATGGCAAGGCGGACGAGCTGCTGGGCCAAGCACTGGCGGACAAGCCGCGCGAGGAATACTGCCTGGTGGGCATGCTCGGCCACGATTTCTACGAGGGCCAGCGGCAGGGACCGCGGGGCTATCCGCGCTTCACGGAGCTGCACCAGCCGGGGAAATTCCGCGATTACCTGCGGCAGTCCTGCGAGAAGTCGCTGGAGCGCTGCCGCACGGACCGCTTCGACCTGCTGATGCTGCACAATCCGGACGAAATCGGCTACACGAGCGACGCGGTGTGGGACGGCCTGCGTGCGCTGAAGGCGGAGGGGCTGGCCGAGCGTTTGGGCCTCGCGCCGGGACCGGCGAATGGTTTCACGCTGGACCTGATCGACTGCATCGAGCGCCGCGGTGCGGACATCGACTGGATGATGCTCATTCTCAATCCGCTCGAGCCCTGGCCATCCTGCCACGTGCTGCCGGTGTGTGAGAAGCACGGCATCAAGGTGCTGACGCGCGTGGCCGACTACGGCGGACTTTTCCACGGCGACATGAAGCCGGGGCACGTTTTCAAGCCCGGCGACCACCGCGCGTATCGTGCGGAGGGCTGGGTGGAGCACGGGCTGGAGAAGATCGAGAAGATGAAGCCGGTCGCCGAGAAGCACGGGCTTTCGCTGATCCAGTTCGCGTCAGTCTGGAATCTGAGCCAGCCGGCGGTGCAGAGCGTGGTGCCGACCTTCATCCAAGAGGCGAGCGAGGGCGCGCGCACGATTGAGCAGCAGATCGAGGATTTCGCGGCATTGCCGGATGTCCGCCTCAGCGCGGAGGAGTCCGAGCTTGTCCGGCAGATCGGCGACAATACCGGCTGCATGACGCTGAAGGGCGCGAGCAAGCGACATCAGGTCAGCGAGCGCCCGGACGAGTGGCCGATGCGCGAGGACCTGCTGGAGCTGGCAGGCCGGCATGGTCTGGGGACGGAGTGGTGA
- a CDS encoding 3-keto-disaccharide hydrolase: protein MIRKLLPAVAATALIFTASGEPEKVEEGFVSLFDGKTLDGWKVGGEANAIRVEDGAIVANGPCTHAYYVGKDGKAKFKDFELRADIMTKPNSNGGLYIHTEYQPSGWPTAKGYEVQINNTQSDWRKSGGLYGVVDNKEPFEDNKWMKYVIRVEKGKVTVSINGKELVNYTAEEGKSKLQKDGGTFAIQAHDPGSTTLHKNIRVKTLD, encoded by the coding sequence ATGATCAGAAAACTACTCCCGGCTGTTGCCGCTACCGCTTTGATTTTCACCGCTTCCGGCGAGCCGGAGAAGGTCGAGGAGGGATTCGTGTCCCTTTTCGATGGCAAGACCCTCGATGGCTGGAAGGTGGGCGGCGAGGCGAATGCGATCCGCGTGGAGGACGGCGCGATCGTGGCCAATGGCCCGTGCACGCACGCCTACTACGTGGGCAAGGACGGCAAGGCGAAGTTCAAGGACTTCGAGCTGCGCGCGGACATCATGACAAAGCCGAATTCGAACGGCGGCCTCTACATCCACACCGAATACCAGCCCTCCGGCTGGCCGACCGCGAAGGGCTACGAGGTGCAGATCAACAACACCCAGTCCGATTGGCGGAAGTCCGGCGGCCTCTACGGGGTGGTGGATAACAAGGAGCCCTTCGAGGACAACAAGTGGATGAAGTACGTGATCCGCGTCGAGAAGGGCAAGGTCACGGTGTCCATCAATGGCAAGGAGCTGGTCAACTACACGGCGGAGGAAGGGAAGAGCAAGCTGCAGAAGGACGGCGGTACCTTCGCCATCCAGGCCCACGACCCGGGCAGCACGACGCTGCACAAGAACATCCGCGTGAAGACGCTGGATTGA
- a CDS encoding addiction module protein: protein MPATAEQLYRDALTLSPEARADLTDRLVASSAEAIVSDIEEAHLAEVRRRIAGVGTGEHRLIEGQQVLSAGRAFLGSLIENGSGR, encoded by the coding sequence ATGCCAGCGACCGCAGAGCAGCTTTACAGGGATGCCCTCACGCTTTCGCCGGAGGCGCGGGCTGATCTTACGGACCGTCTTGTTGCGAGTTCCGCAGAGGCAATTGTTTCTGACATCGAGGAGGCGCATCTTGCCGAGGTTCGCCGCCGCATTGCAGGCGTGGGTACTGGCGAGCATAGGCTGATCGAGGGGCAGCAGGTCCTTTCTGCTGGCCGGGCTTTCCTTGGAAGTCTCATCGAGAATGGCTCGGGCCGTTAA